One region of Centropristis striata isolate RG_2023a ecotype Rhode Island chromosome 3, C.striata_1.0, whole genome shotgun sequence genomic DNA includes:
- the fam72a gene encoding protein FAM72A, translated as MSTSNANFKNKCVTQVNCIFCDSLLCTRGMKAVLLADTEVELFSTDIPPNRTVDFVASCYSTESCKCKLRDIACLKCGNVVGYHVVAPCKPCLLSCNNGHFWMFNSDAVSTLNRLDATGLNLLLWGDLPELDDSENEESESPSEEECIR; from the exons ATGTCTACATCAAACGCGAATTTCAAAAACAAGTGTGTGACCCAGGTGAACTGCATATTTTGTGACAGTCTGTTGTGCACAAGAGGCATGAAAGCGGTGCTCCTTGCAGACACCGAGGTTGAGCTTTTTTCGACTGATATACCTCCCAATAG AACTGTTGACTTTGTGGCCAGCTGCTACTCTACTGAAAGCTGCAAATGCAAACTGAGAGACATCGCATGTCTCAAGTG TGGTAATGTTGTGGGCTATCATGTTGTGGCCCCCTGTAAACCCTGCCTGCTCTCCTGTAACAACGGCCATTTCTGGATGTTTAACAGTGATGCCGTGTCTACTCTCAACAGACTTGATGCGACAG GTTTGAATCTGCTCCTGTGGGGTGATCTTCCCGAGCTGGATGACAGTGAGAATGAAGAATCAGAAAGCCCATCAGAGGAGGAGTGCATCAGGTAG